The Chitinophagaceae bacterium DNA window TTAGTGGAAATCTTGAAGAAGTTCAAGCCTTTTATCCAAATATTCAAAATACACCTGTAAAAACATTGAATTTGAGATTCATCATTATACATTATGATGAAAATGAACCAAGAAATTTTGAATCAAATAATCAAAATCATGTTGATTTTCTACAATTAATTGTTTCAGATTTAAATGATGCCTTTACAGATATTCAACCATCATCAAATTCAGATTGTACATCTGAAACAATTGTTCCAACTGGCACTTTAAACAATCAACCGGACACTAGGATTCAATTTTATCTACATGATATAGTTGAAGTCGTAGATCCAAATTTATGGGATGCAGACATTTTTTTGGATCATAGTTCTATGTCAGATGCTTTGGATTCTATCCACCCTCCAAGCGATAACAAAGCTATAAATATCTATATGACTGGAAGCGAATGCAATTATGATAAAAGAGTACTTTTGAACACGAACCCAACTTGTACTAATCCTGACTGGGTTTCAAAAGGTTTAATGAAAGGAAGATTTCCTAATCAAAATTTAAATTTCTCTGAATTTTTAAAAATTTATGCCTTTGATGCTTTTAGTAAGTATAAAGCTCACAATAATGGGTATTATTGTCACCTATATTCACAATGTTGTCCCGCTTGTCCTATTTCATGGCAATCTGGTGTTGATGCTTATGCACATGAAATAGGCCATAATCTTGGATTGGGCCATGCAAATCAATGTCCTGAAAGTATAATGGATCAAGAATGTTGTTCTGGAGCAAGGTTTTTATATGACAATCAATTATCTCAAATGCACAGATCATTAGGAATAACAAATGCAAGAAATGTTGTAAGAGATTGTCCTTATTCTCCAGAACCTATCTTAATCACTAAGGATTCTGTTCTTAATTTGAACATAAGATTATACCAGGACCTAATAATTAAGTCAGGCAATACATTAACAATTACTTGTAAAGTTTTAATGCCTGATGATGCAAAAATAATTGTAGAACCAAATGCAAAATTAATTATTGACGGAGGCAAAATAACTAATGCTTGTAATGGTCTTTGGAAAGGAATTGAAGTTTGGGGTGATAATGAACAACATCAATACACGATTAACTATATTAACCAACAGGGAAAAGTACATTTAAAAAATGGAGCAATCATTGACGGTGCTGAAATTGGTATAGCTACATATAATCCTAATGAATATAATAGAAATACAGGAGGAATTATTATAGCAGAAGATGCGACTTTTAAAAACTGCAAAAATGCTGTTTTCTTATTTCCCTATCAAAACTTCTACCCTAATAACCCTAGTCAACTGCGTCCAAATTTAAGCAGATTTGACAATGTAGAATTTATAGCTAATGGAGAAAATTATAATTCAGGAGTAAATTATGGTACTGGAATGGTAGTGCTTTGGGGTGTTAATGGTGTTCGATTCAGAGGTTGTAAGTTTCTAAACTTAGATGAAAATACTGAAAGTTCTAACTGGGAAAGGTCTGGAATTACATCATTAGATGCAAACTATACTGTTACCAGTTTATGTGTAACAGTACCGGGTGTGTTTAATCCACCTTTTTCATGTCCTCCTCAAAATATTGTCAGGAGTAAGTTTGAAAACCTTAAACAAGGTATTTGGGCAGGAAAGTATTCTGACCCATTTAAAACATATACTGTCGAAAATAGTGATTTTATAGGGAATCGTACAGGTATTTTAAATGCAGGGGTTGATTATGCTACAATAGTTCTGAATAATTTTGAAATAACTACTTTTCCAAATGCAGATACGTTAAGTGCAATAGCGGTGGAAACAGGAACCGGATTTGCCATTGAACAAAATGACATTTTAGGCTCAATTGATATCAACAATAATGAGCAGGTTGGAATTTGGGTGAGAAACAGTGGAATTGAACCAAACAGGTTGTATAACAATAAGATTACTTCAACTTCTTATGCAACACTTGCAAACGGAAATAACAGATCAATACCAGATGTTGCTTATGCTCCAGTTGATGGCCTATTGTTTGAATGTAATGAATATGTGGATAACTTCAATGATATAGTAGCAGTTGGCACATCAGATGGAGATGGTGTAAAGTTACATCAAGGTACCAATATTTTGGGTGAAGAAGTACCCGCCGGCAATAAATTTTCTGATTATGACAATCATCCATACAGAGACATAAATAATCCATCTGCTTGGCCTATGATTTATTTTTATTATGAAAATGAATCGATTGAAATTCCTGAATTTTACAATACAAACAATGTAAATACCGAAGGATTAGGATATCCCAATGATTGTGATGCGAATTATAATCCTTCAAACAATTATTTATCTTCTGTTTTAACACATATAATGCTTGATCAGCAAAAAGATAATTTTAACACTTCTTTTGTACAGTACTCAAGTGTTTTGTTTTCTTATAATCAGTTAATTGACGGAGGAAATACAAATTCTTTACTTGAGGACATTCAAAATGCCTGGTCGAGTGAAGCGTGGGAGTTATATAATGGCTTGATTGCAGAATCTCCTTACTTATCAACTACGGCAATAAAGCAAGCTGCTCAAACGGGTATTTTGCCTAATGAAATGTTACTTGACTTATGTGTAGCAAACCCAGAGGCAACAATGGGCTATCAATTTATTGATTTTTTAAAGGACTCTATTCCAAATTCATTACCTGTTTATATGTTAGATATCATAGTAGCAAATTGGAGTACTCAAACACCGCGTGGCATAATTGAACTTCAGCTCAGTAAACTCAATGAGGAAAAACACCAAAGTGCAAGTGCTGTATTAAGGCATTATATGAATGATACGACTAATTATGAAATGGACAGTATCAGAACATGGACTGCTAAGAAAGAAAATTTACCCTCATTATATGCTGAAGTAATGGATAATTTTTTGTATGTTGAGGATCCGGATTACGGTGGGCTTATGGACGATATACTTATTGACTATGACAACTTGCCGGACTATATTCATGCATTGCATTATGATTATCACGGATTACTAGATTTTGTATTTCAAAACATTACAACATCAGGTTTATCAATTTTGGAGGCTGATACAACTGATTTGGAATCACTCAAATATTACGCAAATAAACAAGGTTGGCCGGCAGTTATAGCCAGTGGAATTTTACATTTTACAGGATATGAATTGTTTGATCCACTACCGGAACTTCCCGGACCTCCTCAGCAATATCGCAGAGCTCAAAATTCTGACAAATTTTCGTTAAATGATGAACAATTCGTATCTTTATTAGTGTATCCCAATCCGGCACAAGTAATGGTCATTTTTGAATATGAATTGAAGAAAAATTATCCTGATGCAAAACTTATGATTTATGATGTGTCCGGTAAATTACAGAAAGATTTTATGATTAATCGGTATAAAGGTCAAAAAATTTGGGACACAAGACAAGTGGCTAATGGCATCTATATGTATTATATCCAATCCGGTGATAAAATCTTAAAAAATGGCAAAGTTACAATAAATAATTAATTATAAATAAATCTGCTAAGCATAGACCTATATGCTTAGCGGATTTAAACACACCCTTATGAAATACCTTTACTTATTTATATTATACATTTTATTCTTTAGTAATATTTCTCTAAAAGCACAGCAAACCCCCACTTTTATACGTGGTGATGTGTTTTCTATACCTTCTAACATGACATATGATGTAGTGGAAACGAATAGCGGTTATCTTGCTGCATATAGTCAATCTATTAATTATATTGATTTACCGGCCTTTTCTATGTTTGCAAAATTTGATTTTAATGGTAACTTAATTGACACTCTACATCTTCCTAAAATTGATTCTATACCAATCTATTATTCCCATTTAATAGAGTTATTAAACGACTCTACTGCCATAATCCAGGGTAGATGTGATACTACGGTTAGAACTTTCGGCAGATTTGCTTTTTTTGCTGAAGTAGATTTAAATACTTTAAAATTTAACTGGTTTACTTATGTTGACCGTTCTATAGTCGAAGATTCTACTTATCAACAAGAAATCAGAAATGTAGTGGAGGATTTTGTTATTGATAGTATAAGTGGCAATATATATTTTGTTGGTCATACAATTTATGATGACTATTACAGTTTTCCGCATTGGCAAAGTTTTCAAAAATTTAATGTGCTATTAGGCAAAATGTCAAGTCAGGGGGAACTCTTATGGGTTAAAGAATATAAAAAACATGAACATCATTTATATGGTGGTCAAATAAATCTGGACTATATGAACAATCAAATATTAATTGCAGGCTCTCAGCGTGATTCGTATAAACATCCCTTATTACCAACTGCATATCTACCTCTGAATTACCCATTAGTAATCATAACGGATATGGATGGAAATGAATTGGATCGTCTTGAAAACAATTTTGTAAGTGATTATGAACTTGGAGTTTCCAGAACTTCAAGCTATCAACCTACACCGGATGGAGGATATGTAATGGTTGGAAGGGCATTTGAAATTGTGGAAAACATGTACCCTCTGGGGAATCCCAACTTTTGGTATGATCAATTTGTTACGCAACATATTTCAAAATATGATGCCAATCATCAATATTTATGGCATTGGGATGGTCATTTAGCTGTCTCAGCAGGGCATAATGATTATAGATATAGTCAATTAGTTGTAAATGATGACAATACGTATGTAGCAGGTGGACATTGCATAATAGATGCCGTTTGGTCTTGGAATGGGGAACAAGGAGTCATTTGTATGCATAAACTATCTGAAGATGGCGATTCTTTATGGAGAAGATATTATCATTATTTAGTGGAACGACCGGGAAATCGGCCACATTTTATTTATTTTTTAAAAAAAGCAT harbors:
- a CDS encoding T9SS C-terminal target domain-containing protein — encoded protein: MLSGFKHTLMKYLYLFILYILFFSNISLKAQQTPTFIRGDVFSIPSNMTYDVVETNSGYLAAYSQSINYIDLPAFSMFAKFDFNGNLIDTLHLPKIDSIPIYYSHLIELLNDSTAIIQGRCDTTVRTFGRFAFFAEVDLNTLKFNWFTYVDRSIVEDSTYQQEIRNVVEDFVIDSISGNIYFVGHTIYDDYYSFPHWQSFQKFNVLLGKMSSQGELLWVKEYKKHEHHLYGGQINLDYMNNQILIAGSQRDSYKHPLLPTAYLPLNYPLVIITDMDGNELDRLENNFVSDYELGVSRTSSYQPTPDGGYVMVGRAFEIVENMYPLGNPNFWYDQFVTQHISKYDANHQYLWHWDGHLAVSAGHNDYRYSQLVVNDDNTYVAGGHCIIDAVWSWNGEQGVICMHKLSEDGDSLWRRYYHYLVERPGNRPHFIYFLKKASDGGYLITGKIYDMLYIQQETPIQHAVLIKTDSMGCVVPGCDTCHTATCTEEFFYDYHPDDLIDEEDTTSVFTPEKLQLKLQVYPNPASNHLFFMPSGMQQPDVAIIRLYDMSGRQVREFETQLFNGHQYIMDISNLQAGNYLLQVEGENYQYQTEKILIQ
- a CDS encoding T9SS C-terminal target domain-containing protein, which encodes MNLRFIIIHYDENEPRNFESNNQNHVDFLQLIVSDLNDAFTDIQPSSNSDCTSETIVPTGTLNNQPDTRIQFYLHDIVEVVDPNLWDADIFLDHSSMSDALDSIHPPSDNKAINIYMTGSECNYDKRVLLNTNPTCTNPDWVSKGLMKGRFPNQNLNFSEFLKIYAFDAFSKYKAHNNGYYCHLYSQCCPACPISWQSGVDAYAHEIGHNLGLGHANQCPESIMDQECCSGARFLYDNQLSQMHRSLGITNARNVVRDCPYSPEPILITKDSVLNLNIRLYQDLIIKSGNTLTITCKVLMPDDAKIIVEPNAKLIIDGGKITNACNGLWKGIEVWGDNEQHQYTINYINQQGKVHLKNGAIIDGAEIGIATYNPNEYNRNTGGIIIAEDATFKNCKNAVFLFPYQNFYPNNPSQLRPNLSRFDNVEFIANGENYNSGVNYGTGMVVLWGVNGVRFRGCKFLNLDENTESSNWERSGITSLDANYTVTSLCVTVPGVFNPPFSCPPQNIVRSKFENLKQGIWAGKYSDPFKTYTVENSDFIGNRTGILNAGVDYATIVLNNFEITTFPNADTLSAIAVETGTGFAIEQNDILGSIDINNNEQVGIWVRNSGIEPNRLYNNKITSTSYATLANGNNRSIPDVAYAPVDGLLFECNEYVDNFNDIVAVGTSDGDGVKLHQGTNILGEEVPAGNKFSDYDNHPYRDINNPSAWPMIYFYYENESIEIPEFYNTNNVNTEGLGYPNDCDANYNPSNNYLSSVLTHIMLDQQKDNFNTSFVQYSSVLFSYNQLIDGGNTNSLLEDIQNAWSSEAWELYNGLIAESPYLSTTAIKQAAQTGILPNEMLLDLCVANPEATMGYQFIDFLKDSIPNSLPVYMLDIIVANWSTQTPRGIIELQLSKLNEEKHQSASAVLRHYMNDTTNYEMDSIRTWTAKKENLPSLYAEVMDNFLYVEDPDYGGLMDDILIDYDNLPDYIHALHYDYHGLLDFVFQNITTSGLSILEADTTDLESLKYYANKQGWPAVIASGILHFTGYELFDPLPELPGPPQQYRRAQNSDKFSLNDEQFVSLLVYPNPAQVMVIFEYELKKNYPDAKLMIYDVSGKLQKDFMINRYKGQKIWDTRQVANGIYMYYIQSGDKILKNGKVTINN